A window of Maioricimonas rarisocia genomic DNA:
AGTGTTCGGTGACGTGCCATTTGCCGGAGAAGGCGCTCACGTAGTCCGTGTCGCGCAATGACTCGGCGAGCGTCACTTCTTCAAGCGGCAGATCGCGTGTGTACGGCGGAGGCTGCAGCGACCGGACCGGCGGCGAGACGCCCTGTGGCTTGGTAACGAACTCGAACTGCAGCCGGGCAGGGGACCGCCCCGTCAGGATCGACGCCCGCGACGCCGAGCAGATGGGTGCCGGTGAATACGCGCTGGTGAACTTCATCCCCTCTTCCGCGAGTCGGTCCAGCCGCGGCGTTTCACATAGAGTCGCCCCGTAGCAGCCCAGATCACTCCAGCCGAGGTCGTCGGCGAGGATGAACAGAATGTTGGGCCGCTCCTGCGGACGGTCTTCTGCGGCGAGCGTGCCTGGCAGTCCGGCAATCAGGAGCAGCGCAAGGAGGGAACAGGCCCAGAGGCATCGAATGGCGGATCGGCGTGCGTGCATCGGAACTTCAGTATTGAAGGACGGAGAGAGTTCGCGCGTCCCCAGCATCGGCTGCGACCGCTGCCGGGTCAACCGACGCCGGCACACACGTTCGGACCTCGTGAGGTGGACTGCGTCACAGCGGCCGTTGCGTTATCATCCGCGCCTGTGCGTCCCGACCGCGAATCACCGGAAGAGGTACCTGCAGGCCATGCCGTTTCTCCGAATCCTCCTCGCTTTCATCATCGCAACGTGCTTCCTCGCGAATGCCGCCTCCGCCCAGAGCGACCGTGATGGTGAGGCCGTCACGCTTAACCGGAAAGCGGACGGCTACCGCGGCATCTGGTACATGAACCAGCCCTCCGGCGACGAGTACGTCTACAAGTACAGCGGCGGACTGGGCACCTACTGCGCGAAGCACAAACCGTTCGCCGTTTACTGCCCCGAGGTCGAGAAGACCTTCTTCTGCTACGGCGGCGCAAAGCCCGACAACGACCGCCGACTGCTGCATATGGTTTCGTACTTCGACCACAAGACGAAGACGGTCCCGCGGCCCACCCTCCTGCTCGACAAGCAGACCAGCGACGCGCACGACAACCCGGTCATCTCGGTCGATGACGACGGGTACATCTGGATCTTCTCGACGTCGCACGGCACCAGCCGGCCGTCGTACATTCACCGCAGCCGCCAGCCGTGGGACATCTCCGAATTCGAGATAATCCCGGCGACGCGTCAGGACGGTGACGAGACGGTTCCCATCACGAACTTCTCGTATATGCAGGCCTGGCATCTGCCGGAGAAAGGGTTCGCCGCCTTCTTCACCCGCTACGGTTATCCAGCGGCCCGGACCATCTGCTTCATGAGCAGCCCCGACGGCAAGGAGTGGAGTGAGTGGCAGCGGATCGCGGCAATACACCAGGGGCATTACCAGATCAGTGCCGCCGGTCGGTCCCGGATCGGCTCCGCTTTCAACTACCACCCCGACGGGAAGGGTCTCAACTGGCGGACGAACCTGTACTACGTCGAATCGCAGGACATGGGTGATACCTGGCAGACGGCATCGGGTGAGCAGCTCGAAC
This region includes:
- a CDS encoding BNR-4 repeat-containing protein: MPFLRILLAFIIATCFLANAASAQSDRDGEAVTLNRKADGYRGIWYMNQPSGDEYVYKYSGGLGTYCAKHKPFAVYCPEVEKTFFCYGGAKPDNDRRLLHMVSYFDHKTKTVPRPTLLLDKQTSDAHDNPVISVDDDGYIWIFSTSHGTSRPSYIHRSRQPWDISEFEIIPATRQDGDETVPITNFSYMQAWHLPEKGFAAFFTRYGYPAARTICFMSSPDGKEWSEWQRIAAIHQGHYQISAAGRSRIGSAFNYHPDGKGLNWRTNLYYVESQDMGDTWQTASGEQLELPLRDVDNAALIHDYEAEGLNVYLKDIRYDADDLPVILYITSRGYESGPKNDPRTWTTARWTGSEWEIRPAFTSDNNYDMGSLWIDGDGRWQIIAPTETGPQPYNPGGEVASWISDDRGATWQQQKQLTARSPRNHTYVRRPVNAHPDFYALWADGHGRQPSSSNIYFCNREGDVFVLPRQMDGETAKPERVPSP